GTACCTTAATGTAccttgaaaaaaacaaaaaaaaagtacctTAATGTACCTTACCGTGCACTCTCCAACAAATACACTTAGAAGTGTATAATAATTTTTCAAAGTGTCAATGACGTCACCTTAAGACAACCCTAAATAATTTAGAGAACATCCAGCTTACCCAAACTAATCACATGGTCCACAATCTCCACATAAAGTTTCAGCATGTGTCTACCAAAACTGTACACATTTCaacagttatatctatcataaCTATATGTAATTTCAGCAGGTACCTACCGAAGCTGTGCGTATTTTCAGTAGGCTCTAACCTTAGAGTACGTGAATCCGTGACAAATGAAAGGATTCAATATTTTACCACGTATCCACTGAAATAacttaggggtgtgctatccacacacccctttttacttctcccacaccccttgttaatttctgttctttgatcttcttcaatttatccgatccgacggccgaaaatcaAGGTTTAGGGTTTTCCAAGCATTTGACGCCGTTCAAATTGAtgcgaaatttataaaaataaaataaaaaaagtagtcATATTatgcaaaattaagaaaaatgtaaTCATACTTCATGCGCAGCATCCAAACAACGATTTCAAATATTTCATTCGTAAAAAATAACCTTTTTGTTTATCAATGTGTTTTCTTGCAGTCCCCATCTCCCACATTGATGACAAGTGAAGATGTGTCGTGGAGCCTATCTATATCAGTGAAATTAATTAACAGGGAATTAAGAGTATAACTATTAGTGGCACCGGTTAAACTAAATTATGATACAGGAGAAAACATGAGGAATTGATCGAAATCAAATCTACCGTCAGCATATCTCTATCAGTGAAGTGATGAGTGGTCTTCAGAAAAACATCTGTGTGTTTGGCATGTAGGAAAACGATCAACATGAACTGCCTAAACTATGGTAATTCTGAAGAAACCATGGGGTGCGCCTAGGTGTGTGTAGGGGTTGTGTGTGTTCACGAGAACTTCATAGAAATTAGAAAAGATGTTGTCAACTATATACTTCCATCCAAATTCCTCCAGCTAGCCCTTCCAAATTCAGTGATGTGAAACACGTATgatcaaacaaaacaagtaacaaGAGAATGTACAACCAGAATAATTTACGAAATGTACGGACCGTCAGCTTCTTTTCCGTTTCTGGAGTTCAAACTGCTTCAGTAAAGCTGAGATACCCTCCTTCAGTGAGGCCCTCCTCTTTTGCTCAAAGTTCCATAATTCTGGTATTGCGTACCTACCACTGGGATTATACTCATTCAATTCCAGCAAGGCAGTTGTCACAGCATTGTAAACATGAACACCGTACTCATGCTTTAAATTTTTCAGTTTGTCATCTTTCTCATCAATAGTTTGCTGTATGGTTAAAACAAACATAATCCAGTTACAAGGGCATGACAAATCAATTGAGTACAACAAAATTAGAGCATGATAATGATGGGCCAAAAGAACGGCAATCAAAATGTGAATAGACTGTACACTACACCACTGCCAATGTCATATAAATGGAGCCTGACTCAACACACAGAACAAGCTCCTTGTTATACAAAACCTAGCCAGTGCGAGCTTCAGAAGCCTAAACCTTCAAGATGAAAGGCTATAGGAGGCATACATGAAGATGCAAATTCACAGGACTAAACCTAAACCTTGAAGAAGAAAGGCCATAGTAAATATGAAAATGCCAATTCATGGGACCGGTCGCGCTTAGATATATCCTGAACAAAAACTGGATATGGAACAATAACATGGATAACTTTTTTAAGTGAAACCACATGCACTCATGAGAAGTACAAGCTGGTGTAATAGGAGCAACAATCAATTGTATTCTATGGATGCTTGATAGTGCTTTACAAGTTAAAATACTTGCCTTCGCAACTCCAGAAGGATCCATGCTCATCTTGAATGGATACCAGCTTGAATCTGCAAGATAATCCTCCCACAAAGAGCACAGCATTGCTGCCTGGTCATCTGCTGCTTCGTCCGTTGGATATTTTCTCTTGCATGCAGTTTGAAATGGTTCACAATCCAGATCACCCATTCTCTTCACGCCAATAACAGCAGGACTTGTTGATTCCCATCCCTGCAAAGTAATCCCACCAAACGACAAGAGAAAATCACATTCACAAGCAAGAACAATGATTGCcaattgaatttaaaaaaaataaaataaaataaaactgtaGCTAAAAATTTATGGATTCTCCAACCAATTGTACAGAGTATTCAAAAGATCAAACCAGAAAAGAAGCATGTTATAATGAGAATTGCATGTTGCACAGTGTAAATAAATCCTCTATCTGGTGGTCTTTAGACCCTACCGCATGATCTTTCAAACAACACAAGTGCTAATATATATACAGGCGATGTAGCAACACTTAAAGTCCAATGCCATTCACTACTACAATACAAGCTATCCCCGGCAGAGCTAAAACCGACAAGACATCCAATTTATGTCGGTAATTTGGCAAAAATCCGACATAAAACAATGTAATGTCGGATTGCAATAGCGACACTAATGCTCGCGTCACAAAAGAGCTTCAGTGTCGGTTTGTACGCTTAATCCGCCACTACTCAGCGTCGGTTAAAAGCGACACTGAAGCTGACGTCGATTTAAAGCGACGTATAATTCAACCTAGTGTCGGTTCAAAGCGACATAAACTAATAAAATAAACTATATAATATCCAACCTAgtgtcggttttatccgacatCATGATAAAATAAACTATTTGAATATCCTTAAATCGACGTCCGAtaacaattaataaaataaaatattcaaactAGTGACGCTCTTAACCGACACTACCtttgttaataataataaaaaaaaaattgagaatctgcACTTGTTTCCAATTAATTGTAACTAAAAAAAACTAtataaccaaaataataaatttaagtaTAGGCCAAATCaaacattaataaaaataattaacaagaaaaatagTGCCAAAATATacgaatattttttatttaacattccACATAATATACAAAAATTCATCCATACAAATAGTGCCAAAATTTACAATCCGTACAAATTCTTGCCGCACTCTTACAAAAGATTTGATTCCAGTAGTATGGttcattgttttcttttgcctattaatctttttttttttttcagcaacctcctgaaaaaaaaacagaaattttTAGACAAATTTAAAGTGATAATGAAATAAATCATAACGATTACCTTTGTTTTTTCTCTATTCCAGTAAGCCACCAATGCAACCCATTGTGCAGGATTCACTTCGCAAGGAGGGTGGCTGCGCACCTCCGCTGCTCTGTTAgtataaaactttttttttaacttatttctAAACTCTTTGTGCGCATGCTCCGCAACCTTAAGCGTCATATGGCGGATCATAGACATTTTTACTATATCTGCAtcttcaaaaaaaatatttccctacatccataaaaaaaaaaaaaaccaagctaaccaattattattattatcattgACTTGTTCTTCTATtttcaagtaaaaataaaaatatctatACCTTTATTCTATTTCAGAAAACttccttatcttcttccttAATCTTACGCCAATCACTCACCAACGGAATATTTCTGTGGTCTCTAACCTCCCTGCTACATATTTTGCAAAAGTACTAGAATTGTCACTAATGCATTTGCCGGAAGAATCAAACGAACAAAGTTGTTTCGTCCATTTGGGAATTGAGGATCCGCGCCTCCATTGAGATGTTccttattaataaaaaaaaaaaacaattaaaaaccagGAAAGTAAAGTAAATTTTCAGTTTAAGCataatataagtttaaacacaaaacaaaaactgaatttaataataattcaaaaaagTACTGGCTTCGAACTCCTCATCTTCCAAATGATGTTCGTTAGAGCGTTGATCTCACTAGAATTATCCATAGCACAAGTTAGTGGAAGGAGCAGGAGTATGGAAGAAATGGGGGAAGGAGTAAGGCTGAAAtgggagaaggagagggagtaAACGAGACAGAAATGAGAGACAGAAATGGAAGCACGGAAGTAATGGGAAAGAAGGGGGTTTGAATATGGATTAAAACTTAGCGTCGAAATATGAACACGTTACGTCGGTCAAAACCGACACTATCTCTGACAAACTGACAAATTTGTCAATAGCGTCGGAATAATTGAACATTGCGTCGGAATAATTGTCAGTAGCGTCGGAATAATTTAACTTTGCGTCGATTTAAACCGACACTATCTTTGACACGACCTACATACAAGCAGCCTGACACACTTTTGACTAAAAGGTCGTGGCGTCGGAGTAGGGACATCTTTGCGTCGAAATAAGAAATCGTTGCGTCGGTTAAAACCAACGCAAGGTCTAACACACtaaaatatttcaaacatttCAAACATTCATTCCCGTCTAAAACATTTCAAACATTCATTCCCGCCTAAAATATTTCAAGTTATctcatataatattttaatacataatatttaatacataataaaaaacaataatataattatatgataaaacaataatatatttttatgataaaatatcatcacacatgaattgaaatatagtctaattgatatttaaaatacataaaatatcaagtttgttttttgtgattttttgctgatgtgatctcgaagcatatgcaaacaagtttgacggttgggatcattgaaatttgtttcaaagaatttgtatcccatcaaaacaatagattgactaacacttagagtttatttatactttcattaagtataacataagattttgtggtatccacttgtgtaaatattttaaattgaagatcgaattcattcattgtattcatatagggtcaaggagtgtagctgtaaaaaatcatcaaaatcggagttaaaataactgttaaatcgtgatttttcgtttataaccgtcgaaaagctttgtcccgttacttgatctctgaatgtttgttttttgtgattttttgctgatgtgatcttgaagcatatacaaacaagtttgacggttgggatcgttgaaatttgtttcggagaattcgtatcccatcaaaacaatagattgactaacacttagagtttatttatactttcattaagtataacataagattttgtggtatccacttgtgtaaatattttaaattgaagatcgaattcattcattgtattcatatagggtcaaggagtgtagctgtaaaaaatcatcaaaatcagagttaaaataaccgttaaatcgtgatttttcgtttataaccgtcgaaaagctttgtcccgttacttgatctctgaatgtttgttttttgtgattttttgttgatgtgatctcgaagcatatacaaacaagtttgacggttgggatcgttgaaatttgtttcggagaattcgtatcccatcaaaacaatagattgactaacacttagagtttatttatactttcattaagtataacataagattttatggtatccacttgtgtaaatattttaaattgaagattgaattcattcattgtattcatatagggtcaaggagtgtagctgtaaaaaaatcatcaaaatcggagttaaaataaccgttaaatcgtgatttttcgtttataaccgtcgaaaagctttgttccgttacttgatctctgaatgtttgttttttgtgattttttttcctgatgtgatctcgaagcatatacaaacaagtttgacggttgggatcgttgaaatttgtttcggagaattcgtatcccatcaaaacaatagattgactaacacttagagtttatttatactttcattaagtataacataagattttgtggtatccacttgtgtaaatattttaaattgaagctcgaattcattcattgtattcatatagggtcaaggagtgtagctgtaaaaaatcatcaaaatcggagttaaaataaccgttaaatcgtgatttttcgtttataaccgtcgaaaagctttgtcccgttacttgatctctgaatgtttgttttttgtgattttttgttgatgtgatctcgaagcatatacaaacaagtttgacagttgggatcgttgaaatttgtttcggagaattcgtatcccatcaaaacaatagattgactaacacttaaagtttatttatactttcattaagtataacataagattttgtggtatccactcgtgtaaatattttaaattgaggatcgaattcattcattgtattgatatagggtcaatgagtgtagctgtaaaaaatcatcaaaatcgaagttaaaataaccgttaaatcgtgatttttcgtttataactgtcgaaattagtttcatagaattcgtatccaatCAAGTTcaattgtgtgtgtatatatatatatatattaagtagatttaaatttatttattttgtatgtataacacttaagaaattgaatcgtatgtatatttaagccaaTCCAATGATcaccaatttttaaaaatttaatttaatatatatatatatatatataattattatagtttttagggatataaaatttaatttaatatatatatatatatatatatataatgttcaGTTAGTGTCGTAACGGCCTAATCCGCCACTATGTTAGATTAAAGCGACACCACCCACCGACACTATAAcacccttttgtagtagtgattgTATACCAAAATTTCAGAAACTTAAGAATATGGTCAATGGGATCTGACATTGGACCTGCATAATGTAAACAtctaaataatacaaaaagaaattatcaACAACAGATGCAGATAAGATTAATGCAGAATGATTTGTCTTTGATGAAAAGTTTTCTATTTTAGAGTTAAATTTTTTACTAATTTAAATTCAATGTAGATACCTatccaaaatatttttttgacaGATTGAATAATTGTATTTAAAATTAGTAGAATGAATAAAATACATGCACAGAAATTGAAGACCCTTAGCATACATACATTGATTAACTCCTTACGAGCCTCCTGTAATTCATCATTACTCATGCGCTCCTTTATAGCAAGTGTAGTGTTAAGAGCTTCAGCATTATCCAACTCCTCTTTCATATGTTCTAACTTTTCTTGAATGTTATCCATCACATGCCCATCCTCATCATCCTGATCGTGCTCCATTGGCTCCTGCTTGACATCCTTAACACAAAATTGATCCttatattgaaaacaaaacttttcCAACACCTCGATTTTCCTATAAAGTAGCACAATTTCTTCCTGCCATTGTCAGTCAATCACAAAACGGACATTTCAAAACTCATTTGTTTATGATTAATTTGAAACATTTCTCCTAGGCTTAATAATAGATTGAAAACAAACCGTTTGTGCAAAAATTGTCTCATCAGCCTCCCTATTGGTAAGCTTCTTATGCTGAAAGAAAAAGGTACAGAATTAGCTCATGTTAAATAATGTCTTAGACGGTCATATTCTGGCCAGTCGATTAGCCAACGACAGAAATAAGTAATTTAAgcatacctttttttttaattgcacGTCACGCTGGTCAAGATTTTTCTGAAGCTTTTGCTTCTGAACTTCGCTTTGATTACGATTCTTCTGAAGTTCTTTGTTCTGGACTTCACTTTGCTCAAACTTTTTCTGATGCTCTTTCTTATCAGCTTTACTCTTTTTCTGCTTTATCTGGAGCTCTTTCTTCTCCGCTTCGCTCTCCTCGTGCGTTTTCTGAAGCCCTTCACTTTGGTCAAGCTTTTTCTGAAGTTCTTTCTTCTCAACTTCACTCCTTTCATGCTTTATCCGGAGCTCTTCCTTCTCCGCTTCGCTCTGCTCGTCCTTTTTCTGAAACTCATTCTTCTGAGCTTCGCCACATTCTAGATTTTTATGCAGCTCTTTCATTTGTGCTGCATTCTGCACAAGCATATCCTCAAACTCCTTTGTTTTACGTTCAAGCTCTTCCTTCTCCGCTTCGCTCTGCTCGTGCTTTCTCTGAAGCTCATTCTTCTGAGCTTCGCCATGCTCTAGCTTTTTCTGCAGCTCTTTCATTTGTGCTGCATTCTGCACAAGCATATACTCAAACTCCTTTTTTTTACGTTCACTCAACTCGAGCTCGTTCTTAAGACCAAACACTTCAGTTTGAAATTTTGACAAGGCTTCCTTCTGCTCGAAGAATAGCTTCTCGATGTGGTCAAGAACATTTTGTTGCAATTTTCCTATTTAACAtggaataaaaaattcaaaattcagcTAATCTTGCAGCCCTTTTCAAAGGCAAAGACAACATGCATGGAGCATCTTGAAGTTTGATCATACTCACCAATATCCATTTCTTCTAAACTGTGAGACATTTCCAATTCAAAACTACAATAAATAGAAGAAACAGATGTTAGAGATTCGAAGAAAACCAAATTTAGATGGAAACAAGGTATACAAAGAACAAGCCCCCAAACTATATCAGCACAATATATATTCCACTTTCTTTTTTCTGATTTCTTCTTAGAAACCAATGCATTTCATTTTTATGAACAATAACAAAAAACATAATGACTGTTCATGCAGATAAGATAATCCTCACCCCCCTTATTGAGTCCTCCGCAAAAAACTCCGTTCCTTTGAGTTCAGGAAGATGAAAAGATAAACTTGAAAacctaaaaagaaaaagagaacatAATGACTGTTTATGGACTATTTTTGTTCTGATCATGTGGTGCATGAAAGGCACGCGTCCGATTGGTAATTAAATAAAGAGACCGTGGCAAGGGTAGGGCAAGAGTCAAgctatttgtttttctttaaagGAGAAAAGGGGAGTCATTGGTATGGGGAATATGGCTTAattgagtttgaaaatttgaatgaGTTAAGTTATTTTGGAAGATGTAGGTATATTAACTTGTGAATTcttataaatattgtattaGAAAGGTACTTTGATCCAGGCTCAAAAAATTCAGCTCTTTTTGAATTGGAtccaattttatttgattttctaTTACACCTGTTTTTCCccttgaaaataatttttttttaattctttaaatttgaatttttaaaatttgaatcttGAAATACCTTTATCTACCCGTTttctaattaaaacattttaaaaacacattattaCAAATCTTACAAGtttatcaaaaattaaaagaaacatTGCCAGAggtagataaaaaataaaataaaaaatttgtgatGTAGGTAGATGATATTAATTAATCTATAATAGAGGTAGACTATGAACAAAAACATATTGTATAGAtagataatacaaaataatctGTGATACAGATAGATTACAAACAAAAACCTATTGTATAGGTAGATAACACAATTAATTTGTCATATATAGGAATACAATTAATCTATAGTATAGGtagaataagaaaaatatagaGATAGATTcataaaagaaatatataataCGGGTAGATAAACAAAGCAAACAAAAAGTGCATAATTTCCTCTAAAGTTTTcacttagaaaaaaaaaaatatgtataatcCAAGTTCAAACTAAAACTTAGGAAGAAATTAATAGTGCACGCATGAAACTTATATTTTCATGGCAATACTTCAAAGCTCTATACCACTGCAAAGAAAGTAGAAATTGTGATCTTGTATTtcaaaaaagaggaagaaatcATAGGAGcttgaaagaagaaagaagaagattgaagaagaaggaaggggaGGAGAACACGGCACAAATTGTATACGGCAGTTATGGAAGAAGAGATATGCTTTAAAACTAATTCTACAAGTAGGGGATTATTTTAAGGATAAATAATCAATTATAATTAATTTCACAATACAAGTAAGTATAAAATTAAgtaataatattaattattttactaATCATTAAGGGGTAGTTTTGGCAAAAACATAACAATAAACTGATGTGGACAATGAGTTATCGGATCTAAtccaataattaaataaaattcaacTATACCCAATAATAATTGTTCACAAAATTGGACTTGTTTCAAGTTtccccaaaaaaatatatatttctttgTGCAATTGAAGTGAGTGTTTCGTCGCCCTTGGTTGAGCAATTCCTAGACCTATCTCCCGTTCGTTTCATTTACCATTAGTTCGTCATATCAATTTGTTTTCTCACCCTATCGCGTATggataatgctaggaagaccaaaattttaaactaaatttgcaaatcaaatgatatgtcaccaatagtaaataagcacattaataaaaaattaaataataattcaattgtcaacatccacatcatttgatttataaaatttagtttaaaattgtCTTCCTAGCATTTCCCATCGTGTAAATATGTCGTATAAAAAAAAGGTAGAAGCTAAACACAAAATATTCTGAACAATTGTGCATTTTTTGCCAAGCTAGTTGAAGAGTGCATTTTGCTTGCATCCAACAGCAACTAATGTGCTCTACCGTTTTAACGGCCCGCGAGCATTATCACCACATGGATTAATGTTCGATGAATGTGATTTAATCTAACTGCTATACAAGTCTCGAAATTTAAACACATTCGATgacaatcattttttttttctcggatATTATATATTCATATAATCATAAGCATATGGAAACAGTTTCCTCAACCTCCCATCTAGAAATCAGTCTATATTCTTTGATCAAAAGACAAAATTGGTATAGTGATAGGGACTAGGTGATATTGCTCCAATATTCATGAAAGAGGAAAACAATGGAATTTAATTCAATCATATCATAAGGGTTAGTAACTATAATTTCGTAAAATAGTAGTTACATAGGTAGAAATTCAATAGTTGGAGAAACACCAAGGCTTGTTCGGGACATTGGTTGCTAGATTGATGAGGTTTTAAACAGATACAAATCtaacatcttatgtttgagaCCCTgcacaaaattatatatatgttccAAAGCTACCCGCAACTAATATAGTTACATCTGATGCTAAAAGAAAATTCTTAATTTTAAATCTATTCAGAACATATACGCAATAGAAAAGAGCATTTAGAGTCTTGATAATTATTTACCAATTTCAACATTTAGAGTCTTGACAGCTACCGAAGCTCTTTAAGCTTGCTCCACTCAAGATTTCCTACAAAGAGTATTGAGAAAAGTAAACCTACGTATACAGCAAGATGTCGTAATTGATTgataaatataccaattttactccgcctgtgtaagtttatcttccattgccggtcccaagcccggataaaagaggagggggagggcgtcaggtagtcgacagccggcactcctcggttacgtcgaatccttatgaaaatgaattcagaacgaaatcgcgctaaaacTAGGGCGTCActcgtaagtggcgcgctgtgtggcccgagcacagtgataagtgagcatgGGTCGCtgtgacacaaaaccgagcgcaatggcgttctaggattcatatagccgaccccacttagtgggaaaaggctttgttgttgttgttgttgttgtatagagTCTTGATAATTATTTACCAATTTCAACATTTTCCTTTGAACATGGTAAATTTGACGTGCAACTAAACACAAGCATAAGTACCGATTCCACATTACCAAATATCGTACCATCCAGTTCATAACGAAAATTTATGTAGGAACTTGTTCTAGCAAgtcaaatatagaaaattttccAATTCAAGGTAGTACAACAAATTTTAGGTTTCATATCATTTTTCGTCAATTGCCCAATTCAAGGTAGTACAAGAAGTTTTAGGTTTCATATCATCCTTCCTCAATTTCTAGTTCTATGATGCATAATGATTTGGCTTTTAGATAGATGTGTTTTCATATCTGTGTGAATTGTGCTttgatctttttttctttcaggaGAAATGGTGACTACAAACTTCCTTTCCTCATTCTAGATGCTGAGGGGACCTGCTAGTCAAACAACATGGAGAATGTTTCCAAGAGCAAAGGAATTCAAATATATTTGTTGCATTTTTTAATCTCTTTTCATGGTTATTTACTTCCCTTTCGTTTCATTTCGAGATATTTTCAATG
This window of the Malus domestica chromosome 03, GDT2T_hap1 genome carries:
- the LOC114824152 gene encoding factor of DNA methylation 5-like translates to MSHSLEEMDIGKLQQNVLDHIEKLFFEQKEALSKFQTEVFGLKNELELSERKKKEFEYMLVQNAAQMKELQKKLEHGEAQKNELQRKHEQSEAEKEELERKTKEFEDMLVQNAAQMKELHKNLECGEAQKNEFQKKDEQSEAEKEELRIKHERSEVEKKELQKKLDQSEGLQKTHEESEAEKKELQIKQKKSKADKKEHQKKFEQSEVQNKELQKNRNQSEVQKQKLQKNLDQRDVQLKKKHKKLTNREADETIFAQTEEIVLLYRKIEVLEKFCFQYKDQFCVKDVKQEPMEHDQDDEDGHVMDNIQEKLEHMKEELDNAEALNTTLAIKERMSNDELQEARKELINGNIFFEDADIVKMSMIRHMTLKVAEHAHKEFRNKLKKKFYTNRAAEVRSHPPCEVNPAQWVALVAYWNREKTKGWESTSPAVIGVKRMGDLDCEPFQTACKRKYPTDEAADDQAAMLCSLWEDYLADSSWYPFKMSMDPSGVAKQTIDEKDDKLKNLKHEYGVHVYNAVTTALLELNEYNPSGRYAIPELWNFEQKRRASLKEGISALLKQFELQKRKRS